From Bacteroidales bacterium, a single genomic window includes:
- a CDS encoding heavy-metal-associated domain-containing protein: protein MKTEIAIENLKCHGCANTIKKSIAKMNGVLKVEVKIDLELVEIEYDEKLLTREDFVQTLSKLGYPEKGNNSLIKNMKSYVSCAIGRMSKEE from the coding sequence ATGAAAACCGAAATTGCAATTGAAAATTTAAAATGTCATGGATGTGCTAATACTATTAAAAAAAGTATAGCAAAAATGAATGGAGTATTAAAAGTAGAAGTTAAAATTGATTTAGAATTGGTAGAAATAGAATACGATGAAAAATTGCTAACTCGAGAAGATTTTGTACAGACACTTTCAAAATTAGGTTATCCCGAGAAAGGTAATAATTCATTAATAAAAAACATGAAGTCGTATGTTAGCTGTGCTATTGGAAGGATGAGTAAAGAAGAATAA